One genomic region from Thalassotalea sp. PS06 encodes:
- a CDS encoding GFA family protein: MIGISTFVPAAMVDLCWLKGEPQRTTFTAENGSKRQFCKTCGSSLTCQSASSDDSLEIALAILDSSHSFEDKHPQPDAHVHISSKVEWFEINDSLPQYRNVRE, translated from the coding sequence GTGATTGGTATTAGTACCTTTGTGCCGGCAGCCATGGTCGACCTTTGCTGGTTAAAAGGTGAGCCACAACGTACTACCTTTACCGCTGAAAATGGCAGCAAACGTCAATTTTGCAAAACCTGCGGCTCAAGCCTTACTTGTCAATCGGCAAGCAGTGATGATTCTCTGGAAATCGCTCTGGCAATACTAGATTCATCGCATTCGTTCGAAGATAAACACCCACAACCTGATGCCCATGTGCATATATCTTCCAAGGTAGAATGGTTTGAAATTAACGATTCATTACCTCAATACCGAAACGTTCGAGAGTAG
- a CDS encoding STAS/SEC14 domain-containing protein, with product MIEELPQSEGKYFGVKLSGKLEFDEERKWLTELDNRVAEHGKVRLLLQLDDGAGWGFKAGWEDIKWVFHNIKNIEKVAVISDSKVWEWLIKVDAVFAKIVNIEESHFHQSEMEEAWAWLKSG from the coding sequence ATGATTGAAGAACTGCCACAAAGTGAAGGTAAATATTTCGGGGTAAAGCTTTCCGGCAAGCTTGAATTCGATGAAGAGCGAAAATGGCTGACCGAGCTGGATAACCGAGTAGCAGAACATGGTAAGGTTCGACTGTTATTGCAACTGGATGATGGTGCTGGCTGGGGTTTTAAAGCAGGCTGGGAAGATATTAAATGGGTTTTCCACAACATCAAAAACATTGAAAAAGTCGCGGTCATTTCTGACTCGAAAGTCTGGGAATGGTTGATCAAAGTCGATGCCGTCTTCGCTAAAATCGTTAATATTGAAGAAAGTCATTTTCATCAAAGTGAAATGGAAGAGGCCTGGGCCTGGTTAAAGTCCGGTTAG
- a CDS encoding neutral zinc metallopeptidase: MRWEGKRKSSNVEDRRGQKVAAGAGIGALLFRFLPFLIRSKVGRTLLILGVVVFFGSRFLGIDMAPGLSSGGGSQEPAQLTPEQQRMGDFVSVILADTEQTWHSILEPRDIPYREPKLILFTSQVNSACGLASAAVGPFYCPGDEQVYIDLSFFQDLANRHGAPGDFAQAYVIAHEVGHHVQNVLGTSDKVHRAQQMSSKVEGNKMSVKLELQADCYAGVWGYHANTKRQMLDPGDLEEALVAASAIGDDRLQKEATGRVTPDSFTHGTSEQRVAWFRRGFESGDITQCDTFSGR, translated from the coding sequence ATGCGTTGGGAAGGTAAACGTAAGAGCAGTAATGTTGAAGACAGACGTGGTCAGAAGGTAGCGGCTGGTGCTGGTATCGGTGCGTTACTATTTCGCTTTTTGCCCTTTTTGATTCGCAGTAAGGTCGGAAGAACCTTATTGATCCTTGGTGTTGTGGTATTTTTTGGCAGCCGCTTTCTCGGTATTGATATGGCACCGGGGTTATCATCAGGTGGTGGATCTCAAGAGCCGGCGCAATTAACCCCAGAACAGCAACGTATGGGCGATTTTGTCTCGGTTATCCTCGCCGATACCGAACAAACCTGGCACAGCATCCTTGAACCTAGAGACATTCCCTACCGTGAACCCAAACTTATCTTATTTACCAGCCAGGTAAACTCAGCCTGCGGTTTAGCCAGTGCTGCGGTTGGTCCGTTTTACTGTCCCGGCGATGAGCAGGTTTATATCGATTTGTCTTTTTTTCAGGATCTGGCAAATCGTCACGGCGCCCCTGGCGACTTTGCCCAGGCATACGTGATAGCCCATGAAGTCGGCCATCATGTGCAAAATGTATTAGGCACATCCGATAAAGTGCATCGTGCCCAGCAAATGTCATCAAAAGTCGAAGGCAATAAGATGTCGGTTAAGTTGGAATTACAAGCTGATTGCTATGCTGGGGTTTGGGGATATCATGCCAATACTAAGCGGCAAATGCTGGATCCCGGCGATCTCGAAGAAGCGCTTGTCGCCGCCTCTGCTATTGGTGATGACAGATTGCAAAAAGAGGCCACCGGCAGGGTAACCCCGGATAGTTTTACCCATGGTACTTCCGAGCAGCGGGTTGCCTGGTTTAGGCGAGGCTTTGAAAGTGGTGACATTACTCAATGCGATACTTTTTCCGGACGTTGA
- a CDS encoding MFS transporter gives MLAMQKNLSRSFYVLLSLPSTAMGFALSIQIAALSWLLSTKYGLDIHEVGLVWAAGPIAGILGQVIIGIISDNVWFWGGRRRPFIIVGGVLAGMMLLALPNIDIISTSLGIDGLLGIAIVIALTLDLSINVSMNPTRSIIADVTPQGEQRTKGYTWMQLISGTFGMMAYAIGATLGNYVLIYLGAALVFLLAIIPPFFIEEPKQLTENEDGSDKGAISFKEILINIKPLWGFLIYDVYALFLTLAGIKVDNYWVEIACLILTAYFVITTLIPSEKGKDEEQANLIGFRKVLAAHSFSWIGIQSMFVFILFFLKDKMPGIGDDELGKIINLSFLVLNGVAAVLPALILLPLTKSYGLVRVHTVCIATMALGYFGVVLFGQNEYMLYGLMAFLGIGWSAVISLAFAIMSEKIDPSRMGSYMGLFNLSVVIPQLVVSLGVGLVVSQADDKALIFVISAVSLLISAIAWMRVEEIKPKALT, from the coding sequence ATGTTAGCCATGCAAAAAAACCTAAGCCGGTCGTTTTACGTCCTGCTCAGCTTACCCTCAACGGCAATGGGATTTGCCCTGTCGATTCAGATTGCGGCATTAAGCTGGTTATTAAGTACCAAATACGGACTGGATATTCATGAAGTCGGTTTGGTTTGGGCAGCAGGTCCAATCGCCGGCATTCTTGGCCAGGTAATTATCGGTATTATCAGTGATAATGTCTGGTTCTGGGGGGGGCGTCGTCGTCCGTTTATCATTGTCGGCGGTGTGCTTGCCGGAATGATGCTACTGGCATTGCCGAATATTGATATTATCTCCACCTCCTTAGGTATCGATGGCCTTTTGGGTATCGCTATTGTTATCGCTCTGACTCTGGATTTATCGATTAATGTCAGTATGAATCCAACTCGTTCGATTATTGCTGATGTAACGCCGCAGGGTGAACAACGCACCAAAGGGTACACCTGGATGCAGTTAATCTCAGGTACTTTCGGGATGATGGCTTATGCCATTGGTGCGACACTAGGTAACTACGTACTGATTTACCTGGGCGCGGCCCTGGTATTTTTGCTAGCGATAATTCCACCATTTTTCATTGAAGAGCCAAAACAGCTAACCGAAAACGAAGACGGTTCGGATAAAGGCGCGATCAGCTTTAAAGAAATTCTTATCAATATTAAGCCGCTTTGGGGCTTTTTGATTTACGATGTCTATGCCTTATTTCTCACATTAGCCGGCATTAAAGTTGACAACTATTGGGTGGAGATTGCCTGTCTAATCCTCACCGCCTATTTTGTTATTACAACCCTGATCCCATCGGAAAAAGGTAAAGACGAAGAACAAGCGAACTTAATTGGCTTTCGTAAAGTTTTGGCAGCGCACTCATTTAGCTGGATTGGCATTCAGTCAATGTTTGTATTTATATTGTTTTTCTTGAAAGACAAGATGCCAGGCATTGGTGATGACGAGCTAGGTAAGATCATCAACCTAAGCTTTCTGGTTTTAAACGGCGTTGCAGCCGTGTTGCCTGCGCTTATTCTATTGCCACTTACTAAGTCTTACGGCCTGGTTCGCGTTCACACTGTCTGTATCGCGACCATGGCGTTGGGTTACTTTGGTGTGGTGTTATTTGGCCAGAATGAGTACATGCTTTATGGCTTGATGGCATTTCTTGGCATAGGTTGGTCAGCAGTGATCTCTCTGGCGTTCGCAATTATGTCGGAAAAAATCGACCCGTCTCGCATGGGTAGCTACATGGGACTATTCAACCTTTCGGTTGTGATTCCACAGCTCGTAGTTAGCCTGGGTGTTGGTCTTGTGGTTTCGCAAGCGGATGACAAAGCCCTGATTTTCGTGATTAGCGCCGTGAGCCTGTTAATCTCTGCCATCGCCTGGATGCGCGTTGAAGAGATCAAACCAAAAGCTCTGACTTAG
- a CDS encoding alpha/beta fold hydrolase, translating to MTSSKSGQSTFHPLPENASFKFYGGNGPDVHFYHANGFSSATYQPFIDALTQSFTVSALDSRAVWPNIGKPPKDRNWQMYAKDLIAFIETHYDQPIIAVGHSLGASCTTYAAILRPDLFTALVLIEPAMLKRSIATAIKWMPDSILKHIDPVKTTLKKQDRWACRQSYREYCEQRRSFKRFHPKSFEAFVEHSVVEDGDGVTLRFPKAWEAHNFSRPPYLLKEISRLTVPTVAIRGKPNLFFSDEIWQRWQKSQPNAVFLEDTEHGHLLPLESPDSCYQLIVKGLAKLGL from the coding sequence ATGACTTCTTCCAAATCCGGGCAATCGACATTTCATCCCTTACCCGAGAATGCCAGCTTCAAGTTTTATGGCGGCAATGGCCCGGATGTACATTTTTATCATGCTAACGGCTTTTCCAGCGCCACTTATCAACCATTTATCGACGCGCTAACCCAATCATTCACGGTATCCGCACTGGACTCCCGTGCGGTGTGGCCCAACATAGGTAAGCCGCCAAAAGATCGTAATTGGCAGATGTATGCCAAAGACCTGATTGCTTTCATTGAAACCCACTATGATCAGCCGATTATCGCCGTTGGCCATTCATTAGGAGCAAGCTGCACCACCTATGCGGCAATCCTGCGTCCGGATTTATTTACAGCGTTAGTGCTCATTGAGCCGGCGATGCTAAAACGCAGTATTGCCACCGCAATTAAGTGGATGCCAGATTCAATCTTAAAGCATATTGATCCGGTTAAAACGACGCTGAAGAAACAGGACCGTTGGGCCTGTCGACAAAGTTACCGTGAGTACTGTGAACAACGTCGCAGTTTCAAACGCTTTCACCCAAAAAGCTTTGAAGCCTTTGTCGAGCATTCCGTGGTTGAAGACGGTGACGGTGTAACACTAAGGTTCCCTAAGGCATGGGAAGCTCATAATTTTTCGCGTCCGCCCTATTTACTCAAAGAAATCTCTCGATTAACAGTGCCAACCGTTGCCATCCGCGGTAAGCCGAACCTGTTCTTTTCTGATGAGATCTGGCAGCGCTGGCAAAAAAGCCAACCGAATGCGGTATTCCTCGAAGATACCGAGCATGGCCATTTGTTGCCATTGGAAAGCCCTGACAGCTGTTATCAATTGATTGTTAAAGGGTTAGCAAAGCTAGGGCTTTAG
- a CDS encoding cupin domain-containing protein: MPFRDGESISYPEGKAEITSIKLRLEPGQQTPFHCHPIPTFGYVLSGKIEVKTKDGNKTIMSEGESAIEVMNTYHRGRAIEGPVEIVVFYAGAEGIPTTVLEGDDGC, encoded by the coding sequence TTGCCCTTCCGGGATGGTGAAAGTATCTCCTACCCGGAAGGCAAGGCGGAAATTACCTCGATAAAACTGCGTTTAGAACCCGGCCAACAAACCCCTTTCCATTGCCACCCAATCCCCACTTTCGGTTATGTGCTGTCAGGCAAAATTGAAGTAAAAACCAAAGATGGCAATAAAACCATAATGAGCGAGGGCGAATCTGCCATCGAAGTAATGAATACCTACCATAGAGGTCGGGCGATAGAAGGCCCGGTAGAAATCGTGGTGTTTTATGCAGGTGCCGAAGGCATCCCGACGACGGTGTTAGAGGGTGATGATGGGTGCTGA
- a CDS encoding alpha-amylase family glycosyl hydrolase has translation MFKSKYKNMRKNKNLLRNSVSIALATLVTAGLSACSSEKSETVDIIESSPAVEWHKVSAQNLAPYQQRDVRDEVFYFVMPDRFENGDVNNDNGSETKLESRGGFDQTDTGYYHGGDLKGLQNKLPYLHDMGITSIWLTPIMRNQAVQHDGSGYHGYWVVDFTEIDPHLGTNEELKTFIDEAHKLNIKVFFDIIANHTADVIKYKECHGEDGKQWLGETYGLCDYKTLAQVAEGDSYTPFVMKGSEDIKVPAWLNDTKYYHNQGDSTWEGESAVYGDFAGLDDIDTDNPYVVQGMIDIFKEVITEFKPDGFRIDTVKHVNIEFWQEFSPALLAHAKTIGIPQFFMFGEVYSADPAYLSQFTTTGKLQSILDFGFQSAVQATLVDQQGTDVMAKLFEADKLYKDEDSDASMLVNFTGNHDMGRFAYLLKNKHPQMSESEALARIKLSNALMYFSRGIPVVYYGDEQGFVGDGHDRDSRQDMMPSKVPSYNDDDLLGTTATTADANFDQEHILYKDLAYLASIYQQHPGLRISEQETLYSQDTPGILAFTRTTDTEQYLVVFNTAMEDQKQTFDMPLAGYEPVVLAKDKTEEDSKVMINLAPLSFAIYKAEAGDK, from the coding sequence ATGTTTAAAAGTAAATACAAAAACATGCGTAAAAACAAAAATCTATTAAGAAATTCAGTCAGTATTGCCCTGGCAACACTGGTAACCGCAGGCTTATCGGCCTGTTCTTCAGAAAAGAGCGAAACGGTTGATATTATCGAGTCGTCTCCGGCTGTTGAATGGCATAAAGTCTCGGCACAGAATTTAGCACCGTACCAACAACGTGATGTTCGTGATGAAGTGTTTTACTTCGTTATGCCAGATCGTTTTGAGAATGGCGATGTCAACAATGACAATGGTTCTGAAACTAAGCTCGAGTCACGTGGCGGTTTCGATCAAACGGATACCGGCTATTACCACGGCGGTGATTTAAAAGGTCTGCAAAACAAGCTACCTTACCTGCACGATATGGGTATTACTTCCATTTGGTTAACGCCAATTATGCGCAACCAGGCGGTGCAACACGACGGTAGTGGTTATCACGGCTACTGGGTTGTAGATTTCACCGAAATCGACCCGCATTTAGGTACCAATGAAGAATTGAAAACCTTTATCGACGAGGCTCATAAGCTGAATATTAAGGTATTCTTCGACATCATCGCTAACCACACTGCGGACGTTATCAAATACAAAGAATGTCATGGTGAAGATGGCAAGCAATGGTTGGGTGAAACTTACGGTCTTTGTGATTACAAAACCCTGGCGCAGGTTGCCGAAGGTGATAGTTACACACCATTCGTAATGAAAGGCAGCGAAGACATCAAGGTTCCGGCCTGGTTAAACGATACCAAGTATTATCACAATCAGGGCGATAGCACCTGGGAAGGTGAAAGTGCAGTTTATGGTGATTTTGCCGGTCTAGATGACATTGATACCGACAACCCATACGTGGTTCAGGGGATGATCGATATCTTCAAAGAAGTGATCACCGAATTTAAACCTGATGGTTTCCGTATCGATACGGTTAAGCACGTTAACATCGAATTCTGGCAGGAGTTTTCGCCCGCATTATTGGCCCATGCTAAGACAATTGGTATTCCGCAATTCTTTATGTTTGGTGAAGTGTATTCCGCCGATCCAGCTTACCTAAGTCAATTCACGACCACCGGCAAATTACAGTCGATTCTTGATTTTGGTTTCCAAAGTGCGGTTCAGGCGACCTTGGTTGATCAACAAGGTACCGATGTAATGGCGAAGTTATTTGAAGCCGATAAGCTGTACAAAGACGAAGATTCTGATGCCAGCATGCTGGTTAACTTCACCGGTAACCACGACATGGGCCGCTTTGCTTATCTTCTGAAGAATAAGCACCCTCAGATGAGTGAATCGGAAGCCTTAGCGCGCATTAAATTATCTAACGCTTTGATGTATTTCTCTCGTGGTATTCCAGTGGTTTACTACGGTGATGAGCAGGGTTTTGTTGGTGACGGTCATGACCGTGATTCACGCCAGGACATGATGCCTTCAAAAGTACCTTCGTATAACGATGATGACTTGTTAGGTACCACGGCGACTACGGCCGATGCAAACTTTGATCAGGAGCACATTCTTTACAAAGACCTGGCTTATTTAGCTAGCATTTATCAGCAGCACCCAGGCCTGCGTATCTCTGAGCAGGAAACCTTATATTCTCAGGATACTCCGGGTATTCTGGCATTTACCCGCACTACCGATACTGAGCAGTATCTGGTGGTATTTAACACGGCGATGGAAGATCAAAAACAAACGTTTGATATGCCGTTGGCAGGTTATGAGCCGGTAGTACTTGCTAAGGATAAAACGGAAGAAGACAGTAAGGTGATGATCAATCTTGCACCACTGAGCTTTGCTATCTACAAAGCAGAAGCTGGCGACAAGTAA
- the malQ gene encoding 4-alpha-glucanotransferase, producing MTPLQQLADVVGFHPSYKDCYGNMVQANQQALQSLLQAMGYDLNSDEAILASAQELKNKSWLTLLPAMSMVKSEAPQHTVTLSVAAQDIAQTIQWQITLESGEALTGEQALSVLNKVDEQDVDGVLYQKLTLVLPHIEEGYHQLAIELDGLNSTGHLIVAPKTCYSPNEAADYRMWGLAAQLYSLKSDNSWGMGDFGDLKSLVEQSAKRGVTAIGLNPLHPLYPNNPGHISPYSPTSRCFLNTLYIDVTSVPNFASCQAAQDVVSSDDFKQQVEQANSQEFIDYPHAAHLKYQVLELLYQDFITEHLDKNTDVAKQYQAFCNEMGDDLFELATFDALYEHFRKIDFHAYGWKKWPVEYQDPHSPEVEQFKLEHAERIGYFQFLQWLADSQIAAAASSAKANDMPVGLYMDLAVGCDGSGAEVWADKHSYVSGAAVGAPPDAMNTLGQDWGLTPINPVALQEQGYLPLVKALRSNMRHAGALRIDHVLGLMRQYWVAPGMGADEGIYITFPLDEIFRIIALESRRNKCVVIGEDLGNVPDGFGEIMAEAGLLSYKVLFFERWDSGLFFRPEIYPEQSMVTVSTHDLSTMAGWWTGNDLKWRQELNLYPNEQMGQDERNGRVTDREQLLAALEHEGVLHNDEFPSLSPATMNNALSRAVQAFLAKAPSRILLVPLEDALGLHEQVNIPGTVDEHPNWRRRMPITIEEFWQHIDMNNLVDVMNKERPKG from the coding sequence ATGACGCCTTTACAACAGTTAGCCGATGTTGTCGGTTTTCATCCTAGTTACAAGGATTGTTATGGCAACATGGTGCAAGCGAATCAGCAAGCGTTGCAATCGCTTCTGCAAGCCATGGGGTATGACTTAAACTCGGATGAGGCCATTTTGGCCAGCGCCCAGGAATTAAAAAACAAATCCTGGCTAACCTTGCTACCGGCCATGTCTATGGTGAAATCTGAAGCACCGCAACATACGGTAACCTTAAGTGTTGCCGCTCAGGATATCGCCCAGACGATTCAATGGCAGATCACCTTAGAAAGTGGTGAAGCGTTAACTGGCGAGCAGGCGTTAAGTGTGCTGAACAAAGTTGACGAACAGGATGTCGATGGTGTTTTGTATCAAAAACTTACTTTAGTATTGCCTCATATCGAAGAAGGTTACCATCAGCTTGCTATCGAATTAGATGGCTTGAACTCTACTGGTCACTTAATTGTCGCCCCGAAAACCTGTTATAGCCCGAACGAAGCTGCGGATTATCGCATGTGGGGCCTGGCGGCTCAGCTTTACTCTTTAAAATCTGATAACAGCTGGGGTATGGGTGATTTTGGCGATCTGAAATCTTTGGTTGAGCAGTCGGCTAAACGCGGCGTAACTGCAATCGGTCTTAACCCATTGCACCCGCTATATCCAAATAATCCGGGTCATATCAGCCCGTATTCTCCGACCAGCCGTTGTTTCCTAAACACTCTTTATATCGACGTAACGTCAGTGCCAAACTTTGCTAGCTGTCAGGCGGCACAGGATGTGGTAAGTAGTGACGACTTCAAACAGCAGGTTGAGCAGGCTAATAGCCAGGAATTTATCGACTACCCACATGCCGCGCACTTGAAGTATCAGGTTTTGGAATTACTGTATCAGGATTTTATCACTGAGCATCTGGACAAAAATACGGATGTTGCTAAGCAGTACCAGGCATTTTGTAATGAAATGGGTGATGACCTATTTGAACTGGCGACCTTTGATGCCTTATATGAGCATTTTAGAAAGATTGATTTTCACGCTTATGGCTGGAAAAAGTGGCCTGTTGAATATCAGGACCCGCACAGCCCGGAAGTTGAGCAGTTTAAACTAGAACACGCTGAGCGTATCGGTTACTTCCAGTTTCTACAATGGTTAGCGGATTCCCAAATCGCTGCGGCGGCAAGCTCTGCGAAAGCCAATGATATGCCAGTTGGCCTATACATGGACCTAGCGGTAGGTTGTGACGGCAGCGGTGCAGAAGTCTGGGCTGACAAGCACAGCTATGTTTCCGGTGCTGCGGTTGGCGCGCCACCTGATGCGATGAATACCTTAGGTCAGGATTGGGGCTTAACGCCGATCAATCCAGTGGCATTACAGGAGCAAGGCTACTTACCTCTGGTTAAAGCTCTTCGCTCTAACATGCGCCATGCAGGCGCTTTGCGTATTGACCACGTATTAGGTTTGATGCGTCAGTACTGGGTAGCACCGGGTATGGGTGCTGATGAAGGTATCTATATTACCTTCCCGCTCGATGAAATTTTCCGCATTATTGCCTTGGAATCACGTCGCAATAAGTGTGTGGTTATCGGAGAAGATTTAGGTAACGTACCAGACGGCTTTGGCGAGATCATGGCTGAAGCTGGTTTGTTGTCATACAAAGTATTGTTCTTTGAGCGTTGGGATTCAGGTTTGTTTTTCCGTCCTGAGATTTATCCTGAGCAATCTATGGTTACCGTATCGACTCACGATTTATCAACCATGGCCGGTTGGTGGACGGGCAACGATCTGAAATGGCGTCAGGAACTGAACCTTTACCCGAATGAGCAAATGGGTCAGGACGAACGCAACGGTCGTGTAACCGACCGAGAGCAGTTATTAGCCGCACTTGAGCACGAGGGAGTTTTACATAATGATGAATTCCCAAGTTTGTCACCAGCGACGATGAATAACGCGCTGTCTCGCGCTGTGCAGGCTTTCTTAGCGAAAGCACCAAGTCGTATTTTATTGGTACCGCTTGAAGATGCGCTAGGCTTACACGAGCAGGTGAATATTCCGGGTACGGTTGACGAGCATCCTAACTGGCGCCGTCGTATGCCGATTACCATTGAGGAATTCTGGCAACACATCGACATGAATAATCTGGTTGATGTGATGAATAAAGAACGTCCAAAAGGTTAA
- the glgX gene encoding glycogen debranching protein GlgX → MRKFRSGKPYPLGATFDGNGTNFALFSAHATKVELCLFDEKTEQELERIEVGEYTDEIWHIYLPGIKPGCLYGYRVHGPYEPHAGHRFNPAKLLIDPYAKQLSRAFTWSQKHHGYDPESRQQDLIIDLRDNSDVMPKCVVSEALKGLDNHVYVGENDTIVYEAHVKGFSKNHPHIDAEMRGTFKALGEPESIQYFKELGVTSVELLPVQGFFDEAFLREKGLKNYWGYNSIAFFAPEPRYCYQNQLQEFQQMVENFHQAGLQVILDVVYNHTAEGNHLGPTYCFKGIDNLSYYRLEAEDKRFYVNHSGCGNTLNLTHPRVLQLVMDSLRYWVDVMGVDGFRFDLAPILGRKDYQGNDSFYQHASFFAALRQDPTLAKVKFIAEPWDIGHGGYQLGQFPGGWLEWNDRFRDSVRRFWRGDEGMIPELARRLHGSADIFEHHGRRPYASVNMITSHDGYTLHDTVTYEERHNHANGEDNRDGHGHNYTRNYGFEGETSDIEINQLRQQQKRNILATLFLSQGTPMLLGGDEVNHSQHGNNNAYCQDNDITWMDWQYLADPESDKGIADKEQLLFVQKLIQLRKQHPLLNRLNYQHGLKISAKTGLQDLSWFNCHGETMAEDNWHNKALKCFAMMLAQTHRVDADEAQDRVHDDALLIIFNAHNHISRFQLPKLPGRWTRIINTAEPEHSLACKLNVDSQQPIETALIDIAAYSCSVLTYSQYDTQELNL, encoded by the coding sequence ATGCGTAAGTTTCGTTCCGGCAAGCCCTACCCTCTTGGTGCCACCTTCGACGGTAATGGCACCAACTTTGCCCTGTTTAGTGCTCATGCCACTAAGGTAGAGTTGTGCCTGTTTGATGAGAAAACCGAGCAGGAACTGGAGCGAATTGAGGTTGGCGAATACACCGATGAAATCTGGCATATTTATCTGCCGGGCATCAAACCAGGCTGTTTGTATGGTTATCGGGTACATGGCCCTTACGAGCCACATGCGGGACACAGATTTAACCCGGCAAAATTATTAATTGACCCTTATGCAAAACAGTTGAGCCGAGCCTTTACCTGGTCGCAGAAACATCATGGTTATGATCCCGAGAGCCGGCAACAGGATCTGATCATCGATTTGCGTGATAACAGCGATGTGATGCCAAAATGCGTGGTTAGTGAAGCATTAAAAGGCTTAGATAATCACGTTTACGTCGGCGAAAATGACACGATTGTTTACGAAGCGCACGTAAAAGGCTTTAGTAAAAACCATCCGCATATTGATGCTGAGATGCGCGGCACGTTCAAAGCTCTCGGTGAGCCTGAGTCGATTCAGTATTTCAAAGAGCTTGGTGTTACCAGCGTTGAGCTGTTACCGGTCCAGGGCTTTTTCGATGAAGCATTTTTACGGGAAAAAGGCCTGAAAAATTATTGGGGTTATAACTCCATTGCCTTTTTCGCCCCTGAGCCTCGCTATTGTTACCAAAACCAGCTGCAGGAATTTCAGCAGATGGTGGAAAACTTCCACCAGGCCGGATTACAGGTGATTCTCGATGTGGTTTATAACCACACCGCTGAGGGCAATCATCTTGGCCCAACCTATTGTTTTAAAGGCATTGATAACCTTAGTTACTACCGCTTAGAAGCCGAAGATAAACGTTTTTATGTTAACCATTCTGGCTGCGGTAATACCTTAAACCTGACGCATCCTAGGGTACTGCAACTGGTCATGGACAGTCTGCGTTACTGGGTGGATGTCATGGGTGTCGATGGTTTCCGTTTTGACTTAGCACCGATTCTTGGTCGCAAAGACTATCAGGGGAATGACAGCTTTTATCAACACGCGAGTTTCTTCGCGGCATTGCGCCAGGATCCGACCTTAGCGAAAGTAAAATTTATCGCCGAGCCTTGGGACATTGGCCATGGTGGCTATCAGCTTGGCCAGTTTCCTGGCGGCTGGTTGGAATGGAACGACAGATTCCGTGACTCCGTGCGTCGTTTCTGGCGCGGCGATGAGGGTATGATCCCGGAACTTGCCAGACGCCTTCACGGTAGTGCAGATATTTTCGAGCACCACGGTCGTCGACCTTATGCCAGTGTCAATATGATCACTAGCCATGATGGCTATACCCTGCATGATACGGTCACCTATGAAGAGCGTCACAACCATGCCAATGGTGAAGATAATCGTGACGGCCATGGCCATAACTACACCCGTAACTATGGCTTTGAAGGTGAAACCTCTGACATTGAAATCAATCAGCTGCGCCAGCAACAAAAGCGCAATATTCTCGCCACATTGTTTTTGAGCCAGGGTACGCCGATGCTACTTGGCGGTGATGAAGTCAACCACAGCCAGCACGGTAACAACAATGCATATTGTCAGGATAACGATATTACCTGGATGGACTGGCAGTATCTCGCCGATCCGGAATCGGATAAAGGCATTGCTGATAAAGAACAATTATTGTTTGTGCAAAAGCTGATTCAGTTGCGTAAACAACACCCGCTATTAAACCGATTAAATTACCAGCACGGACTAAAAATCTCGGCGAAGACCGGATTACAGGATTTGAGCTGGTTTAACTGCCATGGCGAAACCATGGCAGAGGACAACTGGCACAATAAAGCATTGAAATGCTTTGCCATGATGCTGGCGCAAACCCACAGGGTTGATGCCGATGAGGCTCAGGATCGAGTCCATGATGATGCGTTACTGATTATCTTTAACGCCCATAACCACATTAGCCGATTTCAGCTACCAAAATTACCTGGTCGCTGGACCCGCATAATTAATACCGCCGAGCCAGAGCACAGCCTTGCCTGCAAGCTCAACGTCGACAGTCAGCAGCCCATAGAGACCGCCTTGATCGACATCGCCGCATACAGTTGCTCGGTGCTAACTTACAGCCAATATGATACTCAGGAATTAAATTTATGA